A single genomic interval of Symphalangus syndactylus isolate Jambi chromosome 18, NHGRI_mSymSyn1-v2.1_pri, whole genome shotgun sequence harbors:
- the SDC1 gene encoding syndecan-1: protein MRRAALWLGLCALALSLQPALPQIVATNLPPEDQDGSGDDSDNFSGSGAGALQDITLSQQTPSTWKDMWLLTATPTSPEPTGLEATAASTSILPAGEGPKEGEAVVLLEVEPGLTAQEQEATPQPRETTQLPTTHQASTARATTAQEPTTSHPHRDMQPGHHETSAPTGPSQADLHTPHTEDGGPSATERAAEDGASSQLPAAEGSGEQDFTFETSGENTAVVAVEPDHRNQSPVDQGATGASQGLLDRKEVLGGVIAGGLVGLIFAVCLVGFMLYRMKKKDEGSYSLEEPKQANGGAYQKPTKQEEFYA from the exons CAAATTGTGGCTACTAATTTGCCCCCTGAAGATCAAGATGGCTCTGGGGATGACTCTGACAACTTCTCCGGCTCAGGTGCAG GTGCTTTGCAAGATATCACCTTGTCACAGCAGACCCCCTCCACTTGGAAGGACATGTGGCTCCTGACGGCTACTCCCACGTCTCCGGAACCCACCGGCCTGGAGGCTACAgctgcctccacctccatccTGCCAGCTGGAGAGGGGCCCAAGGAGGGAGAGGCTGTAGTCCTGCTAGAAGTGGAGCCTGGCCTCACTGCCCAGGAGCAGGAGGCCACCCCCCAACCCAGGGAGACCACACAGCTCCCGACCACTCATCAGGCCTCAACGGCCAGAGCCACCACGGCCCAGGAGCctaccacctcccacccccacaggGACAtgcagcctggccaccatgagACCTCAGCCCCTACAGGACCCAGCCAAGCTGACCTTCACACTCCCCACACAGAGGATGGAGGTCCTTCTGCCACCGAGAGGGCTGCTGAGGATGGAGCCTCCAGTCAGCTCCCGGCAGCAGAGGGCTCGGGGGAGCAG GACTTCACCTTTGAAACCTCCGGGGAGAACACGGCTGTAGTGGCCGTGGAGCCTGACCACCGGAACCAGTCCCCAGTGGATCAGGGGGCCACGGGGGCCTCACAGGGCCTCCTGGACAGGAAGGAGGTGCTGGGAG GGGTCATTGCCGGAGGCCTCGTGGGGCTCATCTTTGCTGTGTGCCTGGTGGGTTTCATGCTGTACCGCATGAAGAAGAAGGACGAAGGCAGCTACTCCTTGGAGGAGCCGAAACAAGCCAATGGCGGGGCCTACCAGAAGCCCACCAAACAGGAGGAATTCTACGCCTGA